The segment TAAGCAAGATGGTGACTCCTTTGCAACCGCAGTCCGAGTTGCAGAACGAGCAGCCAAAGCGAGTAAAGATGCCAAAACCCCGGCTCAGTGGCAAGAAGTAGCGGATATGTGGGGAACGGCTTCACGGTTGATGTCTGAAGTTCCGAACAATCATGCTCGTGCGGATGTCGCTAAAAATCGAACTCAGGCTTACCGTAAAAACCAGGAAGTTGCTCTGCGGAACTTAAAATAATTTTGTGTTCGCAATTTATGTGAGGCTGTTGACAATTGCAACAATTGCATACAGTGCCATTTTTGATTGAGATGCTTTGCTCAAGCAATGTTGCGATCGCACTCAATCATTCTTGAGCCAGAGTCTTAATGTAATCTTCCAGGCTACTCTAAGTGCGATCGAGTTACCGTTGAAGGAACGATTGCTTCTGGCTGTTACAGAGTTAGCAGAGAATTTTTATGGCACAAAGTTTTGGTGTAATTGGTCTTGCCGTGATGGGCGAGAACCTCGCGCTCAACGTTGAGCGGAACGGATTCCCAGTTTCGGTCTATAATCGCAGTCGCGAAAAAACCGATGCCTTCATGGCACAGCGGGCAGGCGGCAAGAATGTTCAGGCGACTTATACGATCGAAGAATTTGTCGCTTCATTAGAACGTCCGCGCAAGATTTTGATCATGGTGAAAGCGGGTGCGCCTGTGGATGCGATGATCGAGCAGTTGAAACCGCTATTGGATGAAGGAGATATTCTCATTGATGGCGGTAATTCTTTATTTACCGATACAGCGCGGCGGGCACGCGAACTCGAAGCGGCTAAGTTTACGTTCATTGGCATGGGCGTGAGCGGCGGTGAAGAAGGCGCGTTAAATGGGCCAAGCTTGATGCCGGGGGGAACGAGAACGGCTTATGAATATCTAGAGCCGATTTTGACGAAGATTGCGGCTCAGGTGGATGATGGGGCTTGTGTGACTTACATCGGGCCAGGTGGCGCGGGTCACTACGTCAAAATGGTGCACAACGGCATTGAGTATGGCGATATGCAGTTGATTGCAGAAGCCTATGATTTGCTGAAAAATGTGGGCGGATTGACTCAGGACGAGTTGCATCAGGTGTTCATGGAGTGGAATGAGACTCCTGAGTTGAATTCGTATCTGATTGAAATTACCGCAGATATTTTCAAAGTCTTTGATCCGGATACTCAGAAGCCTTTGGTTGAGTTGATTCTCGATGCTGCGGGGCAGAAGGGAACGGGTCGCTGGACGGTGACGGATGCGTTGGAATTGGGGGTTGCGATTCCGACGATTATTGCTGCGGTGAATGCGCGGATTATGTCGTCTTATAAGACGGAGCGGATGGAGGCTTCGCAGCAGTTGAGCTATGAGAGTCCGAAGTTTGAGGGCGATCGCAAAACGTTTATTGATGCAGTGCGAGATGCGCTGTATTGCTCGAAGATTTGTTCTTACGCGCAAGGGATGGCGTTGCTGAATGTTGCGTCGCAAAACTATGGCTATGAGTTGAATTTGGCGGAATGTGCGCGGATTTGGAAGGGCGGCTGTATTATTCGGGCGGGCTTCCTGGGTAAGATTCAGCACGCATTTATCGAGAATCCGACGCTGCCGAATTTGCTGTTGGCTCCGGAGTTTAGGCAGACAATTCTCGATCGTCAATCAGCTTGGCGCGAGGTAATTATGGCGGCGGCGCGGCATGGAATTGCGGTTCCGGCGTTTAGTGCGTCGCTGGATTATTTCGATAGTTATCGTCGCGATCGCTTGCCACAAAATTTAACGCAGGCGCAACGCGATTATTTTGGGGCGCATACTTATCTGCGGACGGACAAAGAAGGTGTATTCCATACGGAATGGACGGCTTTGGCGCAGGAGTCGGCTTCGAGTTTTTCGACTCCGCAGAAGTTGGTTGCGGATCAGCCCCGTCCCAGTGCGGGTGATGTTGAGATAAAAGAAGTGCAGACTAATCGTTAGTCAGTTACACTGAGTCATCTAGCTTGGGAACGTCTGCAAAAAAGGGTCGATCGAGGTTTCTCGATCGACCCTTTGTTTAGATCATCGGAGTTCTTCAAATTCTTCTTCGGTAATTCCAAGCTGTTCAAGAATCTCGTGGAAGAGCCAACCGCCAATTTCGCTGTTTCCATGCACTGGAATGGTGGTTGCTCTGCCGTCTGGATGTCTCCAACGGGCATGGCTTCCTTTCTGCCTAGCCTTTTCAAATCCTAATTTCTTCGCAGCTTTAGCAAGTTCGCTGGCTCTAGCTGGCATGAGCAACAACCAATTTCACATCAGGGGGCAGCACTTTTCCTTCTTCTAGGTATTCTTCTTGAATCATGTCAAATACGCTGATAAGCTCGGCTCTTGCTTCTTCTGAGGTTTGTCCCCAGGCATGACAACCTGAAATTGCAGGAACATAAGCTACAAAAGTCCCGTTGTCTTCGGGGCGGATGACGATCGTATAGTCTTGCAAGGTTTTCATCATACGTTCGCGGTTCTTGCTGAAGTTTGGAAGGAGGTTGGGAGAGGTTCGTAGGGCAGGAATGTGAGAACTTGTTATAAGTGGAGATCGTATACGGGCTATTTAAGCAGGTGTAGATTGATCATACTGGCGAAATTTGCGATCGCGGTTTTGAAAAGAGCGATCGCTGATTTACTTTCTGCGTGGCGCTCTAATGTAAGGTGGAATTCTGCGAGATTGCTCACAGATTGGCAAAGCGGTTTAATCAAGCAATCGGCTCAGTTGTTTATAGACTTCATCATCGTTGCGTTTGCCGACTAAGATCACTTCGACGAGATCTGATTCTGGATCAAAGCGGTAAACAATTCTGTATTCACCGGAGTCTACTCGATAATAACCCTCGTAACCCTTGAGAGCTTTGCTATCCACAGGTAAGGGTTCGAGATTTAACATGAGAACTTTTTTGGAGATTTGAGCCGCGATTTTGGGCTGAAGTCCTTTGATAAATTCGAGAACGGATTCTAGACCATCCAGTTTTGCCATATTTGCTACTGGTCGCGATCGTCTAAGTTGGCAAGTTGCTGAAGTTCGGTGACAAATGTCTCGGTTCCGATCAGGGATGAGTTTTGGAGTGCAGTTTCAGCCTGTTTGCCGAGTGCGCGATCTTCTAGTTCGGTTAATCGATCGATGAGTTGTTGATAATTTTGAACGGATAGCACGACGTAACTGGGGCGGGATTGATTGACTAAAATGACTGGTTCGCTGGTTGCGGAGTCTAGGACATCTTGAGATCGCTCTCGCATTTCTTCGATCGAATATTGCTGCATGGTGGCAAATGATTCACGGCAGATGGGACTATTTTAGGCGATTTGTTGAGGATGGCGGCAAGGGGCAAGGGTTCTCAGAGTCTTCTAGACGATCGCTCTTTTCAAAACCGTGATCGCTGCTTTACTTTCTGGGAACAGTCCGGGAAGCGAGGCGACCGTTCTTTATTCTGAGGCGCTTTGCAGTTGTTGAAGAATCGATCGTGTCATCGGATGATCGGAGAGTTCGGAGGTTCGACCCTTTTGCAGCACTTGAACTAAGAAATTGATGAATCCTCGCCAAGTTTGTTGAGTGTAAGGATGCGCTTCTCCTAGTCGATTGTAGAAGATGGAGATCGCTTGTCGATACAATGGCTCTGCTTCTGCATAGCGTTCTAGTGCAGTGTAAAGTCCTGCAAGATTATATAAATCGATTGCAAAATCCGGGTGTTCTTGTCCTAATGCCCGCTCGTCAATTTGCAACGCTTGAATGTAAAGTGGTTCGGCTTCCTCATAGCGCCCTTGCGAATAGTACAGTAATGCCAAATTGTTCAAACTCTGAGCCACATCGGGATGCGATTCTCCCAAACGCGATCGTCTTAATTCCAAGGCTTGAATGTAAAGCGGTTCGGCTTCCTCATAGCGCCCTTGCAATCGATACGATTCTGCCAAATTGTTCAAACTCTGAGCCACATCGGGATGCGATTCTCCCAAACGCGATCGTCTTAATTCCAAAGCTTGAATGTAAAGCGGTTCGGCTTCCTCATACCGTCCTTGCAAATAGTACAATCCTGCCAAATTGCTCAAACTCGTTGCCACATTGGGATGTGATTCTCCCAAGAGTGATCGAGTTAATTCCAACGCTTGAGTCAAGAGGGGTTCGGCTTGCTCATAGCGCCCTTGCAACCGATACAATCCTGCCAAATTGTTCAAACTCTGAGCCACATCGGGATGCGACTCCCCTAATAGCGAGCGATATAATTCCAACGCTTGAGTGAAGAGGGGTTCGGCTTGCTCATAGCACCCTTGCGACTCGTACAATGCTGCCAGATTGTTCAAACTCTGAGCCACATCGGGATGCAATTCCCCGAGGAGCAATCGAGTTAATTCCAACGCTTGAGTGAAGAGGAGTTCGGCTTGCCCATAGCGTCCTTGCAACCGATACAATCCTGCCAAATTGTTCAAACTCTGAGCCACATCGGGATGCGATTCTCCCAAACGCGATCGTCTTAATTCCAAAGCTTGAATGTAGAGCGGTTCCGCAGACTCGTACCGTCCTTGTGACGCATAAAGTGCTGCCAAATTGTTCAGACTTGTCGCCACATGGGGATGTTGCTCTCCTAACAAAGATTGCGCAACCGTTAACCCTGCAGCAACCCAAGGCTCAGCATCGGCATAAAGTCCTTGCCCTTGATAAAACCAACTAATTCCAGTGAATACCCACGTCAGATCATCATCGTCTGGAATCCCGCATTCTTCGCGACTTTTCAACTTCATCAAGTCTTCTGCCACCGCTTGCAGATGTGGAATTGCTGGAGTAACCAAGCCAATGACCTCTAGCGTCGGAGCTTGAGGAATTTCTTTCGCAATTCCAATCATCACCATCGCCACCGCCGTTGTAACCCATCGCTGTTCCTCCTGCGTCATCCTACTTCTAAAAAACTCTCGCAAGAGCGGATGGATTTGATACTGGTTTTCTCCCGATCGCTGAAGCAAACTCAACTCAACTAACCTTCTCCGCCCTCGCCGCCACGCCTTTGGCTCCAGCAACAAACACGCCGTTTCCTCTCGACAAAATTCCACCGCTCGATCGACCAACTCCCACGCGATCGCTGCTTTCCCAAACGTCCCCAACAGCATCGCCAACTGTCGTTCTGCCGCGTTCAGCCTCTCCCAACTCAACTCAAAGACTGTTTCGATCTGACTAATGCCATCCTGCTTCAACCGCTCTGTTTTTAGCTCCGCAAGCAGTTCCGCGATCGACAAATCCGGCTCGACTTTCAGAAACTTCCCGACTAATTTGATCCCCAGTGGCAAATCTCCCACCCATTCACACAGTTCAGCAGCTTGTATTTGCTCTCGCTCAAACCGACGCTCATCTTTAACTGTTTCATATAGCAATCGATACGCCTGCAACGGCAGCAAAGTCTCGATCGACAACACCGAAACCGACTCGCTTTCAATCCGCGATCGCGTCGTCAGCAGCACCTTAAACCGTTCCTCAACAGGCGGTAAAAAACTCTCAATATCCGCATAATCCAGCACATTATCAAACACCACCAGACTCGACTCCGTTGGAAACTGCCGCCAACACCAAGCCACCAACTCACTCGAATCAGAAAACTCCGGCAACTGCAACCCCAAACACGATCGAGCAAACCCCAAAATCTGCGCCCCAATCTCCTGTTGAGCATTCACCCAACACACCGCCCCCAAATAAATCCCCGCATTGCGATACCGCATTGCATACTGCAACACCAATTCCGTCTTGCCAATCCCTCCCATCCCCGACACCGCAAAAATCGCCAACCGACTTTCATCTTGCACACGATCGTGAATCTCTCGCAGTTCCACATCCCGCCCCACAAATGTCTCCGTCTGCGATCGCGGTAAATTACTCGGTGTATGTTTTCCCCGTTCCCCACCGATGGGAACCTCAGACTTTTTTCCGCCCACAATCTCCCGCGCCCGTTGTGCCACCCGCAGCAACACCGCATCCTGCTCATGCTCCGGCAAACCGATCAGCGGCTTCTCCATCCCATTCGCCGCCTGAAAATCATTCAGCGATCGCACTTTTTCTTCACCCTGAGCATCCGAGTAATAAAACTCAGCCGATCCCAAATCAAACGGACTCAACAAAATCGGCAGTAATATCGTCTGTCCAGCATCAACCTGCTGAAAAATCTTCGGCATCTCTTTCTCGCAAATGTAATCCGACGCAAAAAACGAAGGACTCATTAACGCGATCGCCACCCTTGCCGAACTCAATGCCGTATGAATCTCGTCATCCCACTGCGTTCCTAGATCGATCTTCTGATCACACCAAATCCTTGCCTTTTTCTGACGTTGCAATGGCTTCAAATGATCGAGGAGTCGATCCAGCGATCGGCGTTTGAAGGCATCATCTTGATTGTCTTTGCGCGCATAGCAAATGAAAATCAACGGCGGAGAATCAAGCACAGTCGTCTCATTCTGCATAATCAAACATCCAACCGGGAGACCTCTCTTTTATACTCACAGAATGAAACAATTTCCGCAAAGCAAAGCCGAGCCAATCTCCTGACTCCACCAGTTCAGAAGTACGATAAAAGAACCCTCTTTCTTGCACCAATCTTTGGACTGCAATATGGAACTCACGTCTCCCCTCAAACTCGATTTCAACCATGTTCATCTCACCGACGAGCAGTTTTACCAACTCTGCCTCCACAATCCCGAATGGAACATCGAACAGAATGCAGAAGGAGTCTTAATCGTTATGTCACCCGTCGGCGGAGAAAGCGGTAAACGAGAAGCGGACTATATCATCGATCTCGGCATCTGGAATCGTCAAACCCGACTCGGAGAAATCTTTAGCTCCTCAACGATTTTCAAACTTCCAAAAGGCGGGAAACGCTCTCCCGATGCAGCCTGGGTCGAATCATCTCGATGGCAAGCCCTCACTCCAGACCAACGCAAAAAATTTCCCCCGATCGCGCCCGATTTTGTAATCGAATTACGCTCCGCCACTGATGATCTGAAGACGCTGCAAGAAAAAATGCAGGAATATCTAGAAAGTGGAGTCCGCCTCGGTTGGTTATTCAATCCGCAAGATCAACAAGTCGAAATCTATCGCCAAGGACAAGAGAAAGAAGTGCAACCACTCCCCACAACTCTCTCAGGCGAAGATGTTCTCCCAGGATTTGAATTAAACGTCGATCGCTTCACAGACGACTAACCCACCCCCAATCCCCCAAATCTGCAACAGTCGAATCACGATCGCCCCTCTCGCCTCATAACGGGCCACCTTTTCGATCGAGCAAATCGCGCTTAGAGTCCCCACTCCCCACTTCCCCACTCCCCACTGATCGCACCAGATCTCCGTAGAATCCGGGCATCGTGAATCAGAACTGCGCCGTCAAAAAAGTTCGTGAGTATAATTCCAAACACGTAGTACGACCGGAATCGAAGATTTTACTCGAAAAACCGATCGTGAAACCCACGATCGCGGCAAAAAATCGCCTACTGAAAATCGATCCCATTGTTCTGGTTTCCAGAAAGTCCACATATCCGCCCTTGCACTCAAAGCTATGCCTCAAAACATCAGCGGCGCACTCGTTGCAACTCAACCCTCGATTCAAGTCGATGCCTACGCCGATCGACTTATGGATGATTTGTTTGAGGATGTGGAAGATCTCCTCTCCGGCAGCGTTCCCCCACCTGAACCCATTCGGGCGCAACCGCAGAAATCACCCGAAATCGTCATGCCTCCCGCACTTTCCTCGATCGTGCCGCGTTCCACAGCATCTCTGCCCCGCTTACCTCAATGGAATTCGGCAGGTTCCATGCCCGAAATGGATGAACTGATCGCAGCAGAACCGATCAAGCCTCACAGCAATCGACTTCTAAAATTTCTGACGATCGCATTCGGCTTAACGGCAATCGCTGCCGCTTCAGCGTGGCTGATCCAACGAGGAACAATTCAGCGATGGTTCACAATCGCGACCCAAGAACCCTCTGCGATCGCAACTTCGACCACCATCAAGACACCCGCCAAAGATACAAACGCCCAATTTGCAAAATACATGCAGCGATCGCTCGAAGCTATCGATCGCAAAGCTGCAAATAAGCCGACAAATCTCACACCCCTTAAAAATAGTCTTCCTCCGGTTGCAGTTGCAGGAAATCCCACTGCATCCAAACTCAATTCGCCAGTCGTGATCAATGTTCCTTCTGTTTCCAGTCCGATGCCCGTTGGCACAGCCGTCAGTAAAAATCCGCAAGAACTCAACCAAGTTCTCTCTCGGCTTTCTTCTGCGCTAGAGCGTTTATCGATCAATCCAGCCAGTAATCCCTTAGCAACCAAACCAAACGCTCCAGTGGCTCCAGTCATCCTGCCGAGTCAAGCTCCAGCAGCAGAACCTCAGCGATTATTACGCGGCATCGCGATCGCGACTGACCCCACCCAATCTGCAATTTTATTTGAAATGAATGGTGTGACTCAGCGCTATTACATTGGTGAGAGCATTGGGTCGAGCGGATGGAGCGTCGTCGATATTGACAATAATTACGTCACGGTGCGACGGAATGGCGAGGTTCGATCGCTCTCGATCGGACAAAAACTTTAGAATAGGGCAGGGGAGAATTCTTCCTCTGTCCCTTTCTCTTGGAGCAGTTTATGGGTTTGTTCGACGATCTTGGGCGTTTTCTAGAAACTCGCATCGATGAGTTTTTGAAGAACAATCCGCAGCTTGAATTACAAGCACTCGAAGAGAAGCTGTATGAACAAGAACAGGAAACGCGCCGATTGTTAGCAGATTTGCGGTTGCGAGAAAAACAAGTCGAAGCAGAAATTTTGACGACAGCGCAAGAAATTCAGCGCTGGCATGTGCGAATTGAGAAAGCAAGAACAGCAGGACGCAAGGATTTAGCAGAACCAGCCGAGGCACATGAAGCTTCGCTCTTACGCGAAGGCAATCAAAAATGGGGACAAATGCAAGTTCTCAAAGAACGGATTCAGCAGACAGAAGAGTTACAGAAAAAGATTCAGATTCGGCGGCAGGAATTGCAGACTGAGATCAAACAGGTGAAAGCAACCCAAGCCGCTCAAGCTTCACAACGCTGGGCAGTCGATGGCTGGAATCAGAGTGCAACTAAGATCGATGACCCGTTAGAGCAGAAGTTTCAGCAGTGGGAAACGCAGGAAGAGTTGGAGGAGATGAAGCGGAAGATGGGGAGATAGGGAGAGGAATTCTGTTTGCAGTTGTAAATGCTAAATAAGAGTAGGGAGTAGGAAGCTACTAAAGGAACACCCCCACTCCCCACTCCCCACTTCATCGTAGAGTAGTGCTAATAGACTTTTTACTCTACCCGTATGACTTATTGCCTTGGGATTCTCACAAAAGAAGGACTCGTAATGGCGGCAGACTCTCGAACGAATGCGGGAGTCGATTACATTTCGACCTATCGGAAACTCTTTGACTTCTCGATCGACAACGATCGCACCATCTTGCTCTGCACATCTGGCAATTTGTCGATCACGCAGTCCGCTTTGACTTTAATGCAGCAAGACATCACCGCAAAAGCAGAAGTCAGCCTGCACACATTGCCGAGCATGTTTGAAATTGCGCGGTATATCGGCAACATGATTCGTCAAGTTCAGGAACAAAATCGCCCCTGGCTTGAGAAAGATGGCATTGATTACAACTGCACCGTGCTCCTCGGCGGACAGATTCGCGGTTCAGAGCCAGAACTCTTCATGATTTATAGTCAAGGCAATTTCATTCAAGCCTCGAAAGAAAAGCCCTTTTTGCAGATTGGCGAGGCGAAATATGGCAAACCGATTCTCGATCGTGTCTTGTCCTTTGAAACCTCGATCGAATCAGCTGCGAAATGTGCGCTGTTATCGATCGATTCGACCATGATTTCTAACATCTCAGTCGGCCCGCCCATCAACTTAGTCATGTATGAGGCGAATAGTTTCAAAGTTCGATATCGCCTGAGCTTAAACATTGATGCGCCTTACTTAACTCAGATTCGCCAACAATGGGGAAAATGTCTCAACGAAGCGTTTGAGCAGATGCCGAACATTGATTGGCAGCATTACTTGAACGGGGACACATAATTAGTGTTACTGTGAATTTCTGAAATTCTTTGGTTCTCTATGTCTCAACCTAAACTTACTAAGCGCGTTTCCACTGCTCTCGTCAATGCTCTGAGTGCAGGAGTTGTGCCACGTGTCGGTTTAGAACATATTGCAGTCGGACGAGAAAAAGAGATTGCAGCCATTCGGCAGGATTTTGAGCATGTGGCAAATGGCGGAGCCGCATTTCGATTTGTGATTGGACGATATGGAGCCGGGAAAAGCTTTACCCTGCAATTGATTCGCAATCTCGCAATGGAACAGGGATTTGTTGTTGCAGATGCAGATATCACGCCTGATCGACGGTTAGTTGGCAGTCAAGGCGCAGGCGTTGCAACTTACCGCGAATTGATGCGAAATTTGGCAACGAAAAGCCGACCTGAAGGCGGCGCGCTCACCCTCATTCTAGAACGCTGGATTGCAGCGATTCAGGCACAGGTAGCTCAGGACACAGGCATGAAGCCGAGTGACGAAGGCTTCGATCAACAGGTAGAAGCTCAGATTCGCTTAGTGACACAAGATGTTGCAGATTTAGTCAATGGATTTGATTTTGCAACGGTGATCATTGCCTACTGGACAGGCTATCGATCGAATGATGAAGCCAAAAAAGAATCAGCGATGCGATGGTTACGCGGTGAGTTTTCCACTAAGACCGAAGCAAAAGCAGCTTTGGGAGTCAGAGTCATTATTGATGATGATTCTTGGTATGACTATGTGAAGCTGATCGCTCGATTTGCAGCAGACATTGACTATAAAGGACTGATTATCATTTTGGATGAAGTCATCCACTTGTCGAAGATTTCAACCGCGATCGCGCGTCAAAATAACTATGACAAGCTTTTAGCAATGTTCAATGATGCGATGCAAGGGAAAGTTAGCCATCTGGGAACTTTGATCGGAGGAACCCCTCAATTTCTCGAAGATCCGAGACGCGGATTGTATAGCGATCCAGCTTGGCAACGTCGCACCGCTGAAAGTCGCGTGATTCAATCCGATGAAGCAGATACGAGTGCGCCTGTGATTCGATTAGAGGCATTAAGCGAACCAGAATTGCAGTTACTTTTGCAGCGAATCTCGATCGTATTTTTCAGCCATTACGAGATGCGAAAGCAACTCACTGCTTCTGAAATTTCAACCTTTATCAGTGCAGTCCGCGGCGGGAAAGTCGGAACCGAGACGCGCCTCACTCCCGGTGAAATTATTCGCGATTTCATGACTGCTTTGAACTTAATCCAGCAGAATCCGAAGCTAACCTTGAGCGAATTGATTCAAACACAGAAGTATCAGACTCCACCACAGCCAACCGAACAGGATGAGTTTGCTGAGTTCACGCTTTGAGATACGGGACATGCTCTATCAGGAACCGTCATA is part of the Leptolyngbya boryana PCC 6306 genome and harbors:
- the gndA gene encoding NADP-dependent phosphogluconate dehydrogenase, translated to MAQSFGVIGLAVMGENLALNVERNGFPVSVYNRSREKTDAFMAQRAGGKNVQATYTIEEFVASLERPRKILIMVKAGAPVDAMIEQLKPLLDEGDILIDGGNSLFTDTARRARELEAAKFTFIGMGVSGGEEGALNGPSLMPGGTRTAYEYLEPILTKIAAQVDDGACVTYIGPGGAGHYVKMVHNGIEYGDMQLIAEAYDLLKNVGGLTQDELHQVFMEWNETPELNSYLIEITADIFKVFDPDTQKPLVELILDAAGQKGTGRWTVTDALELGVAIPTIIAAVNARIMSSYKTERMEASQQLSYESPKFEGDRKTFIDAVRDALYCSKICSYAQGMALLNVASQNYGYELNLAECARIWKGGCIIRAGFLGKIQHAFIENPTLPNLLLAPEFRQTILDRQSAWREVIMAAARHGIAVPAFSASLDYFDSYRRDRLPQNLTQAQRDYFGAHTYLRTDKEGVFHTEWTALAQESASSFSTPQKLVADQPRPSAGDVEIKEVQTNR
- a CDS encoding type II toxin-antitoxin system HicA family toxin, giving the protein MPARASELAKAAKKLGFEKARQKGSHARWRHPDGRATTIPVHGNSEIGGWLFHEILEQLGITEEEFEELR
- a CDS encoding Uma2 family endonuclease, with translation MELTSPLKLDFNHVHLTDEQFYQLCLHNPEWNIEQNAEGVLIVMSPVGGESGKREADYIIDLGIWNRQTRLGEIFSSSTIFKLPKGGKRSPDAAWVESSRWQALTPDQRKKFPPIAPDFVIELRSATDDLKTLQEKMQEYLESGVRLGWLFNPQDQQVEIYRQGQEKEVQPLPTTLSGEDVLPGFELNVDRFTDD
- a CDS encoding ATP-binding protein, which codes for MSQPKLTKRVSTALVNALSAGVVPRVGLEHIAVGREKEIAAIRQDFEHVANGGAAFRFVIGRYGAGKSFTLQLIRNLAMEQGFVVADADITPDRRLVGSQGAGVATYRELMRNLATKSRPEGGALTLILERWIAAIQAQVAQDTGMKPSDEGFDQQVEAQIRLVTQDVADLVNGFDFATVIIAYWTGYRSNDEAKKESAMRWLRGEFSTKTEAKAALGVRVIIDDDSWYDYVKLIARFAADIDYKGLIIILDEVIHLSKISTAIARQNNYDKLLAMFNDAMQGKVSHLGTLIGGTPQFLEDPRRGLYSDPAWQRRTAESRVIQSDEADTSAPVIRLEALSEPELQLLLQRISIVFFSHYEMRKQLTASEISTFISAVRGGKVGTETRLTPGEIIRDFMTALNLIQQNPKLTLSELIQTQKYQTPPQPTEQDEFAEFTL
- a CDS encoding tetratricopeptide repeat protein; the protein is MQNETTVLDSPPLIFICYARKDNQDDAFKRRSLDRLLDHLKPLQRQKKARIWCDQKIDLGTQWDDEIHTALSSARVAIALMSPSFFASDYICEKEMPKIFQQVDAGQTILLPILLSPFDLGSAEFYYSDAQGEEKVRSLNDFQAANGMEKPLIGLPEHEQDAVLLRVAQRAREIVGGKKSEVPIGGERGKHTPSNLPRSQTETFVGRDVELREIHDRVQDESRLAIFAVSGMGGIGKTELVLQYAMRYRNAGIYLGAVCWVNAQQEIGAQILGFARSCLGLQLPEFSDSSELVAWCWRQFPTESSLVVFDNVLDYADIESFLPPVEERFKVLLTTRSRIESESVSVLSIETLLPLQAYRLLYETVKDERRFEREQIQAAELCEWVGDLPLGIKLVGKFLKVEPDLSIAELLAELKTERLKQDGISQIETVFELSWERLNAAERQLAMLLGTFGKAAIAWELVDRAVEFCREETACLLLEPKAWRRGRRRLVELSLLQRSGENQYQIHPLLREFFRSRMTQEEQRWVTTAVAMVMIGIAKEIPQAPTLEVIGLVTPAIPHLQAVAEDLMKLKSREECGIPDDDDLTWVFTGISWFYQGQGLYADAEPWVAAGLTVAQSLLGEQHPHVATSLNNLAALYASQGRYESAEPLYIQALELRRSRLGESHPDVAQSLNNLAGLYRLQGRYGQAELLFTQALELTRLLLGELHPDVAQSLNNLAALYESQGCYEQAEPLFTQALELYRSLLGESHPDVAQSLNNLAGLYRLQGRYEQAEPLLTQALELTRSLLGESHPNVATSLSNLAGLYYLQGRYEEAEPLYIQALELRRSRLGESHPDVAQSLNNLAESYRLQGRYEEAEPLYIQALELRRSRLGESHPDVAQSLNNLALLYYSQGRYEEAEPLYIQALQIDERALGQEHPDFAIDLYNLAGLYTALERYAEAEPLYRQAISIFYNRLGEAHPYTQQTWRGFINFLVQVLQKGRTSELSDHPMTRSILQQLQSASE
- a CDS encoding type II toxin-antitoxin system prevent-host-death family antitoxin → MQQYSIEEMRERSQDVLDSATSEPVILVNQSRPSYVVLSVQNYQQLIDRLTELEDRALGKQAETALQNSSLIGTETFVTELQQLANLDDRDQ
- a CDS encoding TIGR04376 family protein, with protein sequence MGLFDDLGRFLETRIDEFLKNNPQLELQALEEKLYEQEQETRRLLADLRLREKQVEAEILTTAQEIQRWHVRIEKARTAGRKDLAEPAEAHEASLLREGNQKWGQMQVLKERIQQTEELQKKIQIRRQELQTEIKQVKATQAAQASQRWAVDGWNQSATKIDDPLEQKFQQWETQEELEEMKRKMGR
- a CDS encoding proteasome-type protease, yielding MTYCLGILTKEGLVMAADSRTNAGVDYISTYRKLFDFSIDNDRTILLCTSGNLSITQSALTLMQQDITAKAEVSLHTLPSMFEIARYIGNMIRQVQEQNRPWLEKDGIDYNCTVLLGGQIRGSEPELFMIYSQGNFIQASKEKPFLQIGEAKYGKPILDRVLSFETSIESAAKCALLSIDSTMISNISVGPPINLVMYEANSFKVRYRLSLNIDAPYLTQIRQQWGKCLNEAFEQMPNIDWQHYLNGDT
- a CDS encoding type II secretion system protein N, encoding MPQNISGALVATQPSIQVDAYADRLMDDLFEDVEDLLSGSVPPPEPIRAQPQKSPEIVMPPALSSIVPRSTASLPRLPQWNSAGSMPEMDELIAAEPIKPHSNRLLKFLTIAFGLTAIAAASAWLIQRGTIQRWFTIATQEPSAIATSTTIKTPAKDTNAQFAKYMQRSLEAIDRKAANKPTNLTPLKNSLPPVAVAGNPTASKLNSPVVINVPSVSSPMPVGTAVSKNPQELNQVLSRLSSALERLSINPASNPLATKPNAPVAPVILPSQAPAAEPQRLLRGIAIATDPTQSAILFEMNGVTQRYYIGESIGSSGWSVVDIDNNYVTVRRNGEVRSLSIGQKL
- a CDS encoding type II toxin-antitoxin system HicB family antitoxin, encoding MMKTLQDYTIVIRPEDNGTFVAYVPAISGCHAWGQTSEEARAELISVFDMIQEEYLEEGKVLPPDVKLVVAHAS
- a CDS encoding type II toxin-antitoxin system RelE family toxin, with the translated sequence MAKLDGLESVLEFIKGLQPKIAAQISKKVLMLNLEPLPVDSKALKGYEGYYRVDSGEYRIVYRFDPESDLVEVILVGKRNDDEVYKQLSRLLD